CTGGTCCGACAGCGTGGCGACCACGCACCTGGCCGCAGCCATCATCCGCAGCAAGCTGGGTCACCAGGTGGACCTGGTGCCGCTGGCCGCCGGCATCATGTGGCAAGGCGTGGCGCGTGGTGACCTGGACATGACCTTGTCCGCCTGGTTGCCCGTGACCCACGAGGCCTACCTGGCCAACTTCAAGGACAAGGTGCAGATCATCGGCGCCAACTACCCGGGCGCCAAGATCGGCCTGATCGTGCCGGAGTACGTCAAGGCCACCAGCCTGGCGGACCTGAACAACTTCCGCGCCGACTTCGACAACCGCATCGTCGGCATTGACGCCGGCGCCGGCGTGATGAAGAAGACCGAAGAGGCCATCAAGGCCTACGGCCTGGAGATGCGCCTGCTGCCGAGCTCGGGCCCCGCCATGGCCGCCGAGCTGGACCGCGCCTACCGCGCCAACAAGGCCATCGCCGTGACCGGCTGGATCCCGCACTGGATGTTCGCGAAGTACAAGCTGCGCTTCCTGGCCGACCCCAAGAACATCTACGGCGCCGAAGAGCATGTGGACAGCGTGATCAACCCCGGCCTGAACGCCAAGGCCCCATCGGTCGTGGCCTTCCTCAAGAAGTTCTCCTGGAAGCCAGAGGAAATCGGCGCGGTGATGCTGGCCGTCGAAGGGGGCAGCAAGCCCGCCGCCGCCGCCGACAAATGGATGGCCGACAACGCGGCGCGCGTCGCCGAGTGGACCTCCTGAGCGTCCGACTGAATCCAACCTTTAAATCGCAAAGGCTGTGTCGCCATGTTGAAGCAAACCATTTCTTTTCAATGGCTGGCGCCTTGGGCGCTCAGTCTGGGCCTGGTGTTTTCCGCTCAGGCCCAGACAGCGTTGAAACATTGGCCACCTGAGGCTGCGACACAGCTGGAGAGCCTGATCCAGGCCAACGCCAACAAGGGTGCGTTTGCGGTGTTTGACGCCGACAACACCACCTACAACAACGACCTTGAAGAATCCTTGCTGCCCTATCTGGAAATGAAGGGCATTCTGAGCCGCGACAAGCTCGACCCGGCGTTGAAGCTGATTCCGTTCAAGGACATCGACGGCCACAAGGAAAGCCTGAACAGCTATTACTACCGCCTGTGCGAGATCGACGACCAGGTCTGCTACCCCTGGGTGGCCCAGGTGTTTTCGGGCTACACCTTGCGTGAGCTCAAGGGCTGGGTCGATGACATGCTGGCCGCAGGCACCAGCATCCCCGCGACCTACTACGAAGGCACGGCGCTCAAGACGATCGCGGTCAAGCCGCCGAAGTTCTACACCGGCATGCAGGAGCTTTACAACAAGCTCATGGAAAACGGCATTGAGGTCTACGTGGTGAGCGCTGCCAGCGAAGAGCTGGTGCGCATGGTGTTGGCCGACCCGAAAAATGGCTACAACATCAAACCGCAGAACGTCATCGGCGTCGGCATGCAGCTGAAAAACCGCAAGACCGGCGAGCTCACCAATGCGCGCAAATTGATTGCCGCCAAGACCTACGACCCCGCAGCCTTGCTGGACCACGAACTGACACCCGCGCTGTGGGCTCCCATGACCTGGTTCGAAGGCAAGCAGGCCGCCATCTACACCTATATCGACGAATGGAAGAAGCCCATTCTGGTGGCCGGTGACACCCCGGTGAGCGACGGCCCCATGCTGTTTCGCGGCACCGACGTGGAGCACGGCGGCTTGCGCGTGTGGGTGAACCGCAAAGACAAATACCTGGTGCAGATCCAGGCCATGCAGAAAAAACATGCTGAAGCCCAAAAGGCCCTGGGCCTGCCTGTCACGGCGGACCGCAACTGGGTGGTGGTCAAGTCGGCGCAGATCCAGTAAGGCCGCGCCTGCGCAATTCCTCATTCATCAAAAAAAGTCCCCATGAACCCCCAACTCCCCATTGAAGTCAACGCCAGCACAGGCGTCTGGACCACCGACGGCCTACCGATGATTTATGTGCCGCGGCATTTCTTCGTCAACAACCACGTGGAAACCGAAGCGGTGGTGGGTCGGGAGGTGTATGCCCCCGCGCTCTACAAGGCAGGCCACCGCTCGGCCTACTTCTGGTGCCAGAAAGAAGCCGCCACCCATGGCCTGACCGGCATGGCCGTGTACGAGCACTACCTCAAGCGCCTGTCGCAACGCGGCTGGGGCCTGTTCTCCTTCATCGAGTCCGATGCCACCACGGGCCACGCCCGCGTTCGGCTGGAGCACTCGGTGTTCGTGCTGGCGCAGGGCATCGCCGGTGTGCCGGTGGACCACAGCAAGGTCTGCTACCTGTTCGCCGGCTGGTTCTCGGGCGCGATGGACTGGGTGCTGGAAACCAGCGGCTCGGCGCTGCGCACCACCAGCGTGGAAACGCAATGTGCGGCAGAAGGCCACGGTCACTGCGAGTTCACCGTCAGCCCCCTCTGACACCTTCCGAGAAAAGCCTCCCCCATGCGTTACCCGCACCTGTTTGAACCTCTGCGCCTGAACCAGGTGCTGCTGCGCAACCGCATCGTGAGCACGGCGCACGCCGAGGTGTACGCCGAAGGCGGCCACCCGACCGAGCGCTACATCCGCTACTACGAAGAGAAGGCCAAGGGCGGCGTGGGCCTGGCCATCTGCGGCGGCTCCAGCCCGGTCTCGCGCGACAGCCCCTGGTCGTGGTGGAGCTCGGTCAACCTGGCCACCAACACGGTGATCGAGCCCCTGGCCAACCTGGCCGAGACCATGCACAAACACGGCGCCAAGCTGATGATCCAGGCGACCCACATGGGCCGGCGCAACGCCTGGCACGGCTTCGACTGGCCGCACCTGGTCAGCCCCTCGGGCATCCGCGAGCCGGTGCACCGTGGCAACGCCAAGATGATCGAGATTGAGGAAATCCGCCGCATCGTGGCCGACTACGGCCGCGCCGCCAAGCGCGTCAAGGACGCGGGCCTGGACGGCATCGAGATCTCGGCCGCGCACCAGCAACTGATCGACCAGTTCTGGAGCCCGCGCGTCAACCACCGCACCGACGAGTACGGCGGCAGCCTGGAGAACCGCCTGCGCTTCGGCATGGAGGTGCTGCAGGCCGTGCGCGAACAGGTGGGGGCCGATTTCTGCGTGGGCCTGCGCATGTGCGGCGACGAATTCCATGAAGACGGCATCAGCCACGAGATGGCCAAGGAGATCGCCCAGGCGATGTCCGAGAGCGGTCTGATCGACTTCCTGAGCGTGGTGGGCTCGGGTGCCGACACCCACAACACCCTCGCCAACTGCATGCCGCCCATGGCGCTGCCGCCGGAGCCCTTCGTGCACCTGGCCGCCGGCATCAAGTCGGTGTCCAAGGTCCCGGTCATGCACGCGCAGAGCATCCGCGATGCCTCGCAGGCCGAGCGCATCCTGGCCACCGGCATGGTGGACCTGGTGGGCATGACCCGCGCGCAGATCGCCGACCCGCACATGGTCATCAAGATCCGCGACGGCCGCGAAGACCAGATCAAGCAGTGCGTCGGTGCCAACTACTGCATCGACCGCCAATACAACGGCCTGGACGTGCTGTGCGTGCAGAACGCCGCCACCAGCCGCGAGCAGACCATGCCCCACGTGATCCAGAAGACCACGGGCGCGCGCCGCAAGGTGGTCGTGGTGGGCGCTGGCCCGGCTGGCCTGGAAGCCGCCCGCGTGGCGCGCGAGCGTGGCCACGACGTGGTGCTGTTCGAGAAGAACAGCGCGGTCGGCGGACAGGTGAACCTGGCCGCCAAGCCGCCCAAGCGCGAACAGATGGCCGGCATCATCCGCTGGTTCGACATGGAAACGGTGCGCCTGGGGGTGGACCGCCGCCTCGGCGTGGCGGCCACGGCCGAGATGATCCGCGCCGAAAAACCGGACATCGTGGT
This Hydrogenophaga taeniospiralis DNA region includes the following protein-coding sequences:
- a CDS encoding glycine betaine ABC transporter substrate-binding protein; this translates as MIKSQPFSPRPRRTFLAQSLGLTALAATGMGALAQSKPVLKIGFVDGWSDSVATTHLAAAIIRSKLGHQVDLVPLAAGIMWQGVARGDLDMTLSAWLPVTHEAYLANFKDKVQIIGANYPGAKIGLIVPEYVKATSLADLNNFRADFDNRIVGIDAGAGVMKKTEEAIKAYGLEMRLLPSSGPAMAAELDRAYRANKAIAVTGWIPHWMFAKYKLRFLADPKNIYGAEEHVDSVINPGLNAKAPSVVAFLKKFSWKPEEIGAVMLAVEGGSKPAAAADKWMADNAARVAEWTS
- a CDS encoding haloacid dehalogenase-like hydrolase; protein product: MLKQTISFQWLAPWALSLGLVFSAQAQTALKHWPPEAATQLESLIQANANKGAFAVFDADNTTYNNDLEESLLPYLEMKGILSRDKLDPALKLIPFKDIDGHKESLNSYYYRLCEIDDQVCYPWVAQVFSGYTLRELKGWVDDMLAAGTSIPATYYEGTALKTIAVKPPKFYTGMQELYNKLMENGIEVYVVSAASEELVRMVLADPKNGYNIKPQNVIGVGMQLKNRKTGELTNARKLIAAKTYDPAALLDHELTPALWAPMTWFEGKQAAIYTYIDEWKKPILVAGDTPVSDGPMLFRGTDVEHGGLRVWVNRKDKYLVQIQAMQKKHAEAQKALGLPVTADRNWVVVKSAQIQ
- a CDS encoding DUF5943 domain-containing protein, translating into MNPQLPIEVNASTGVWTTDGLPMIYVPRHFFVNNHVETEAVVGREVYAPALYKAGHRSAYFWCQKEAATHGLTGMAVYEHYLKRLSQRGWGLFSFIESDATTGHARVRLEHSVFVLAQGIAGVPVDHSKVCYLFAGWFSGAMDWVLETSGSALRTTSVETQCAAEGHGHCEFTVSPL
- a CDS encoding NADH:flavin oxidoreductase, translated to MRYPHLFEPLRLNQVLLRNRIVSTAHAEVYAEGGHPTERYIRYYEEKAKGGVGLAICGGSSPVSRDSPWSWWSSVNLATNTVIEPLANLAETMHKHGAKLMIQATHMGRRNAWHGFDWPHLVSPSGIREPVHRGNAKMIEIEEIRRIVADYGRAAKRVKDAGLDGIEISAAHQQLIDQFWSPRVNHRTDEYGGSLENRLRFGMEVLQAVREQVGADFCVGLRMCGDEFHEDGISHEMAKEIAQAMSESGLIDFLSVVGSGADTHNTLANCMPPMALPPEPFVHLAAGIKSVSKVPVMHAQSIRDASQAERILATGMVDLVGMTRAQIADPHMVIKIRDGREDQIKQCVGANYCIDRQYNGLDVLCVQNAATSREQTMPHVIQKTTGARRKVVVVGAGPAGLEAARVARERGHDVVLFEKNSAVGGQVNLAAKPPKREQMAGIIRWFDMETVRLGVDRRLGVAATAEMIRAEKPDIVVLATGGTPHTGQVPAWGAADGLCVSGWDILSGAVAPAENVLVYDSISTHAGTGVADFIASRGKLVEIVTPDVKVADDTGGTTFPVFYRQLYANGVIQTPNFWLERVYREGDKLIAVLKNEYTEALEERAVDQVVIENGILPNEGLYHQLKPLSLNKGQTDIDALYDALPQPDLSLQTEGDDFLLYRVGDCVSMHNIHAAIYDSLRLCKDF